A stretch of DNA from Desulfosarcina ovata subsp. ovata:
GACTGCGGGGAGATAACGGGAGAGGACGCCTTTTATCAGATTTTGGGTTGGCAGACCGGGAGTTTTGAATCCTTTGAGGTCTCCGACCATCCACCACGAACCATCAAACAAAATTATCAGTTCCTGATCATGGAGGCGGCTAGAAGGGAGGATGAAAAAGAACCCGAGGCCCCATCCGAGCCTGCGGGGCGTACCAGCGGCGAACGGATCGAGAACCCCGATGGAAAGACTCGGGTGCTGATTGTCGACGACTCCCCCATGATGCGTAAAATTATTTCCGGAATGCTGACCTCAAGCAATCGGCTAGAGGTCGTGGGTATGGCCGGAAACGGGCGCGAAGCCATCCAATTGATTGAAGAATTGTCTCCCGATCTGGTCATGCTGGACATCAATATGCCGGTGATGGACGGCTCCAGCACGATCAAGCATATCATGATCCGAAAACCATGCCCGGTGGTGATTATGTCCAATCCGGGGGATGGATCGGCAAGGACGATTTTCAATTTTCTGGAACTGGGCGCAATCGATTTTATTGGAAAGCCGAAGAGAAATCAGGATATTCTGGTTCAACAGAAGAAGCTGGTAAAGCGCCTGTCGATTGCCGCCACGGCAAAGGTTGATAATTTCAGGATCTTACGTTTAAACAAGCCTGCATCTCCCACGATAGTAAGCGGTCAAGGTGCGGAGGCGGCCTGCCAATGGCTGGCCGTTGTTGTTACCGGTCCAGGCGGACACCCGGACCAGATGCGCCTTTTGCCTGAATTGGTTCCGGCCATGGCCGCTGTGGGCGGCGCGGTGGTGGCGCTTCAGGGGCTTCCACCGCTGTTTGACGAACCGTTGGCCCAGTATTTAACCCAGCGTTGTGGGTTTACCGCGGCATGCATCCATCGCCAAACCGTTCTTCGCATCGGGAATTGTTATGTTGGCGGACAGGCGGGCCCCGTTGCCGTGAAAAGGGTTGACGATCAGATGGTTATCGATCCAATGACGCCGGCCGGCGCAGATGGCGGTATGTCTGTCGACAGCCTCCTTGTGTCTGCTGCAAAAATTTTCGGCAACCGCCTGGCGGTGATTTTGCTGTCCGGCGCGGATTCAGGCAGCCATGCCGGATTGGAGGCCGTACGCAACGCCGGTGGCCGGGTGATTCTCACGGCACGGGCCTCCGCCATGGTCGCCGGTCCCCTCGATCAAGTGGCCGACGCCGGGCTGGCCGATACGGAGGTCGATCCTGCTGACCTGGTAACCACCGTACTGAACGGGTTTGCCCCCTGAGCCTGATACGATGCCTGATTTTGCTTTGCCAAGGATAGGAACCGCGCCATGATCATCGTGTGCCAGCAATGCCAAACCCGTTTTCATCTTGATGACGATGCCACCCGAAAATCCACGTTCGTCGCCCGTTGCTCGGTCTGCGGTCATCTTTTTTCGGCATACCGGCCGGTGCGGACCCAGGCGATTACTTTCATCGATCTGGAAAAGGTCCGTCAGGCTGAAGCCGACGACACGGTAATGGCGATCAGCAACCGCAAGGGAGGGGTTGCCAAGACGACGACCTGCCTCAACCTTGGCGCTTCCCTGGCCCTGTATGGGAAAAAAGTGCTTCTGGTGGACTTCGACGCCCAGGCCAATTTGAGCCTCTGCCTGGGCAAAAGGGAGTTGCCGACATTCTATGATGCCCAGAAAGCAGTTAGCCGGCCGCTTGATGAATTTATCGTCGCCACCGCCTATCCAAATGTCTGGCTGCTTCCTTCCGGGCGCAATATGGTACTGCTCAACAAGAACTATTTCGGTTCCCGGGATTTTGAGTTCCTGCTCAAAGACCGGCTGGAGACTCTCGAAGCAGAATTCGATTTTATTTTGATCGATACGCCGCCGTCCATCGAATTCTCAACCCTGAATGCCCTTACCGCCGCTAGACGGGTGTTGATCCCCTGTCAGTGTGATTATCTCTCCACCCATGGTGTGGATCAGGTGTTGCGGCTCATCGCACTGATTCGCAAAAAGTCCAACCCGCTCATCGAATCCCGGGTCTTGCTGACCATGCTGGATCGGGATACATCGGTGTCGCAGATGATTCTTTCCAAAATCAAGCGTCTGTACCAGGGGCAGACCTTCGAGACATTGATTGAAATGGATGGGCAACTCAAGGAAGCCCAGATTTTGAGCATGCCGGCCATCCATTACAGCCGTAAAAGCCCTGCCGCCAAACAGTACATCCAGCTGGCCCGGGAGATTTTGGTCGCTACCGATCGGGCAGCCGTGTCTGCGCCATGACTTTTCGCAGTGAGTATTCCCTTCAGCGCACCATGATTATCTATATCCTGCTGATCGGGTTTGCAGCGCTTCTGGTGGCTGCGGAATTTGTCGTCGATACGCATTCATCGGCCTTGAAAAAAGCCCTTGGGCAGAATTTTCAGCGCTATGCCAGCGGCCAGTTGTCCCAAGATGACGTCTACGACCCGCTGGTGCGA
This window harbors:
- a CDS encoding response regulator — translated: MGTKTPLFTNMPVDADSGFAGTLKNIQLNDLIQMCCLSASSLCMRVNKGGRQGTIFIIDGEIVHADCGEITGEDAFYQILGWQTGSFESFEVSDHPPRTIKQNYQFLIMEAARREDEKEPEAPSEPAGRTSGERIENPDGKTRVLIVDDSPMMRKIISGMLTSSNRLEVVGMAGNGREAIQLIEELSPDLVMLDINMPVMDGSSTIKHIMIRKPCPVVIMSNPGDGSARTIFNFLELGAIDFIGKPKRNQDILVQQKKLVKRLSIAATAKVDNFRILRLNKPASPTIVSGQGAEAACQWLAVVVTGPGGHPDQMRLLPELVPAMAAVGGAVVALQGLPPLFDEPLAQYLTQRCGFTAACIHRQTVLRIGNCYVGGQAGPVAVKRVDDQMVIDPMTPAGADGGMSVDSLLVSAAKIFGNRLAVILLSGADSGSHAGLEAVRNAGGRVILTARASAMVAGPLDQVADAGLADTEVDPADLVTTVLNGFAP
- a CDS encoding AAA family ATPase, which produces MIIVCQQCQTRFHLDDDATRKSTFVARCSVCGHLFSAYRPVRTQAITFIDLEKVRQAEADDTVMAISNRKGGVAKTTTCLNLGASLALYGKKVLLVDFDAQANLSLCLGKRELPTFYDAQKAVSRPLDEFIVATAYPNVWLLPSGRNMVLLNKNYFGSRDFEFLLKDRLETLEAEFDFILIDTPPSIEFSTLNALTAARRVLIPCQCDYLSTHGVDQVLRLIALIRKKSNPLIESRVLLTMLDRDTSVSQMILSKIKRLYQGQTFETLIEMDGQLKEAQILSMPAIHYSRKSPAAKQYIQLAREILVATDRAAVSAP